From one Mycobacterium colombiense CECT 3035 genomic stretch:
- a CDS encoding class I SAM-dependent methyltransferase — translation MTTVVDNPFFARVWPVVATHEAEAIRAMRRENLAGLSGRVLEVGAGIGTNFPHYPDSVDEVVAVEPEPRLAAQARAAAQAVPARVVVTGETVEAFSGGEPFDAVVCSLVLCSVRDPGGVLRRLYSLLRPGGELRYLEHIASAGARGRLQRFADATLWPRLFGNCHTHRDTERSIVEAGFEIDASRREFTLPAWAPMPVSELLLGRARRP, via the coding sequence ATGACAACGGTGGTCGACAACCCCTTCTTCGCGCGCGTCTGGCCCGTCGTCGCCACCCATGAAGCCGAGGCGATCCGGGCGATGCGCCGGGAGAATCTGGCCGGCCTATCCGGCCGGGTCCTCGAAGTCGGCGCCGGAATCGGCACGAACTTTCCCCACTACCCGGACTCGGTCGACGAGGTGGTCGCGGTGGAGCCCGAACCACGGCTGGCGGCCCAGGCCCGGGCCGCGGCTCAGGCGGTGCCAGCCCGCGTCGTGGTGACCGGGGAGACGGTCGAAGCGTTCAGCGGCGGCGAGCCGTTCGACGCCGTGGTGTGTTCCCTGGTGCTGTGCTCGGTGCGCGATCCCGGCGGCGTGCTGCGGCGCTTGTATTCGCTGCTGCGGCCGGGCGGCGAACTGCGCTACCTCGAGCACATCGCCAGCGCCGGTGCGCGGGGCCGCCTGCAGCGTTTCGCGGACGCGACGCTGTGGCCCCGGCTGTTCGGCAACTGTCACACCCACCGCGACACCGAGCGCTCGATCGTCGAGGCGGGATTCGAAATCGACGCGTCCCGGCGGGAATTCACGCTGCCGGCCTGGGCGCCGATGCCCGTCTCCGAGCTACTGCTCGGCCGCGCGCGCCGGCCCTGA
- a CDS encoding SIR2 family NAD-dependent protein deacylase yields the protein MRVAVLSGAGISAESGVPTFRDDKNGLWARFDPYELSSTQGWHDNPQRVWGWYLWRHYLVADVQPNAGHRAIAAWQDDAEVSVITQNVDDLHERAGSRSVHHLHGSLFEFRCARCGVGYSGALPAMPEPALEVEPPVCHCGGLIRPDIVWFGEQLPDEPWQRAVEATEAADVMVVVGTSAIVYPAAGLAELALSRGTAVIEVNPETTPLSGSATISMRETASRALPGLLQRLPALLN from the coding sequence ATGCGAGTAGCGGTGCTCAGCGGCGCGGGGATCTCCGCCGAAAGCGGGGTGCCGACCTTCCGCGACGACAAGAACGGATTGTGGGCCCGCTTCGACCCGTACGAGCTGTCCAGCACCCAGGGATGGCACGACAACCCGCAGCGGGTCTGGGGCTGGTATCTGTGGCGCCACTATCTGGTCGCCGACGTCCAACCGAACGCGGGGCACCGGGCCATCGCCGCCTGGCAAGACGACGCCGAGGTCAGCGTCATCACCCAGAACGTCGACGACCTACACGAGCGGGCGGGCAGCCGGTCGGTTCACCATCTGCACGGCAGCCTGTTCGAATTCCGTTGTGCGCGTTGCGGTGTGGGCTATTCCGGCGCGCTGCCCGCGATGCCCGAACCGGCGCTGGAGGTGGAGCCGCCGGTATGTCACTGCGGCGGGCTGATCCGGCCCGACATCGTGTGGTTCGGTGAGCAGCTGCCGGACGAGCCGTGGCAGCGCGCCGTCGAGGCCACCGAGGCCGCCGACGTCATGGTGGTGGTGGGGACCTCGGCGATCGTCTATCCGGCGGCCGGGCTGGCCGAGCTGGCGCTGTCCCGGGGCACGGCGGTCATCGAGGTCAATCCCGAAACCACGCCGCTATCGGGCAGCGCGACGATCAGCATGCGTGAGACGGCCAGCCGGGCGCTGCCCGGGCTGCTGCAACGGCTACCGGCACTGCTGAACTGA